In Macadamia integrifolia cultivar HAES 741 chromosome 1, SCU_Mint_v3, whole genome shotgun sequence, a single window of DNA contains:
- the LOC122089483 gene encoding chloroplastic lipocalin codes for MLIQSSPLLLQTSPPPLPRRISRKGIIRYCIEHTSLSSKDVVRHVLSGLAASTILFCQTSQVLAADLSHHHNLFELATAADNRPTLPLDEGSADSGKLMMMRGMTANNFDPTRYAGRWFEVASLKRGFAGQGQEDCHCTQGVYTFDPEGPSIQVDTFCVHGGPDGYITGIRGKVQCLSEEDTEKTQTDLERQEMIKEKCYLRFPTLPFIPKEPYDVIATDYDNFSLVSGAKDKGFIQIYSRTPVPGPEFIEKYKTYLANYGYDPSKIKDTPQDCEVMSNSRLAAMMSMSGMQQALTNQFPDLELSGPLQLNPFTSIFDTLKKLLQLYFK; via the exons ATGCTAATCCAATCATCCCCACTTCTCCTCCAAACTTCTCCTCCCCCTCTCCCTAG GAGGATATCAAGGAAGGGAATTATTAGATATTGTATTGAGCACACTTCATTAAGCAGCAAAGATGTTGTCAGACATGTGCTATCTGGTCTTGCTGCTTCAACTATACTTTTTTGTCAAACAAGCCAG GTCCTTGCAGCAGATCTTTCTCATCACCATAACTTATTCGAGCTTGCAACAGCTGCAGATAATCGTCCTACTCTTCCACTCGATGAAGGGTCTGCAGATAGTGggaaattgatgatgatgagagGTATGACGGCTAACAATTTTGATCCAACAAGATATGCTGGGAGGTGGTTTGAAGTAGCTTCTCTTAAACGTGGATTTGCTGGACAAGGACAGGAAGATTGCCACTGCACACAG GGCGTATACACATTTGATCCTGAGGGCCCTTCTATCCAAGTTGATACCTTTTGTGTTCATGGTGGCCCGGATGGCTATATTACAGGAATAAGGGGGAAGGTACAATGCCTTTCTGAGGAAGATACAGAGAAGACTCAGACTGATCTAGAAAGGCAAGAGATGATTAAAGAGAAGTGTTACCTTCGTTTTCCTACATTGCCATTTATTCCCAAGGAACCATATGATGTGATCGCAACTGATTATGATAACTTTTCTCTCGTTTCGGGAGCGAAAGATAAGGGTTTCATTCAG atttaCTCAAGGACACCTGTTCCCGGACCGGAGTTCATAGAGAAATACAAAACCTACTTAGCAAATTATGGGTATGACCCAAGTAAGATCAAAGACACCCCACAAGATTGTGAAGTAATGTCTAATAGTAGGCTTGCAGCAATGATGTCTATGTCTGGAATGCAGCAGGCTCTAACAAACCAATTCCCTGATCTGGAATTAAGTGGTCCTCTCCAATTAAATCCCTTTACAAGCATATTTGACACCTTGAAGAAGCTTCTTCAGCTTTATTTCAAGTAG